One stretch of Croceibacterium atlanticum DNA includes these proteins:
- the mreC gene encoding rod shape-determining protein MreC yields the protein MAPPASRRTGSNKKAQMGVFTGYVVAGIGALIGATLLIISIWRPETFSGIRTAASDVASPAGEIGAEARTEGRGIFAAIAGYYRAGSRNAELEREIRIARVKLAEAEAVEQENERLKAVLALSAGQTEPVAYARLIGGTSSSARRFAYLSAGRDDGVKPGMPVSSPMGLVGRVLEAGARSSRVLLLTDPESMIPVRRATDDVVAFAEGRADGSLRLRLVNLGINPIREGDVFVTSGAGGLFRPGTAVALATEITKDGAIARLLSNPAATDIVVVEPVWQPEAVRAVTMPDASDQAEGD from the coding sequence ATGGCGCCGCCGGCAAGCCGCCGTACGGGAAGCAACAAGAAGGCGCAGATGGGCGTCTTCACTGGTTATGTCGTCGCCGGGATCGGCGCGCTGATCGGTGCCACCTTGCTGATTATCTCCATCTGGCGACCCGAAACCTTTTCTGGAATCCGGACCGCGGCCAGCGACGTGGCCTCCCCGGCGGGGGAGATCGGGGCAGAAGCGCGCACCGAAGGGCGCGGCATTTTTGCCGCCATCGCCGGATATTACCGTGCAGGCAGCCGCAATGCGGAACTGGAACGGGAAATCCGCATCGCCCGCGTGAAACTGGCAGAAGCCGAAGCTGTCGAGCAGGAGAATGAGCGGCTGAAGGCCGTGCTCGCCCTGTCGGCCGGGCAGACTGAGCCTGTGGCCTATGCCCGGCTGATCGGCGGCACTTCCTCCAGCGCCCGCAGGTTCGCCTATCTTTCAGCTGGCCGCGATGACGGGGTGAAGCCGGGAATGCCGGTCAGTTCTCCCATGGGGCTGGTCGGCCGTGTGCTGGAAGCGGGGGCGCGCAGTTCACGCGTGTTGCTGCTGACCGATCCGGAAAGCATGATCCCGGTGCGCCGGGCGACCGATGACGTGGTGGCCTTTGCCGAAGGGCGCGCCGATGGTTCGCTGCGGCTGCGGCTGGTCAATCTGGGCATCAATCCGATCAGGGAGGGCGATGTGTTCGTCACTTCCGGTGCGGGCGGATTGTTCCGGCCCGGTACGGCCGTGGCACTGGCGACGGAGATCACGAAAGACGGCGCCATTGCACGCCTGCTGAGCAATCCGGCCGCCACCGATATCGTGGTGGTTGAACCCGTCTGGCAACCCGAAGCCGTAAGGGCCGTCACCATGCCGGACGCATCCGATCAGGCCGAAGGCGACTGA
- the mreD gene encoding rod shape-determining protein MreD, with product MERLNPQARRDAFGSKINRDHLPLLVYGVPWLTILLGSLTPWLPIISPAPVMPPMALLMMLGWRLLRPGVLPLWAGLPIGLFDDLFSGQPLGSGILLFSLALIAVDLIEIRFPWRSFWLDWLTATAIVAIYLFACAVISGLAFNPVQLRVILPQLLLSIVLIPILARVISLLDRFRLMRIRRLR from the coding sequence ATGGAGCGGCTCAATCCGCAGGCGCGGCGGGACGCGTTCGGCAGCAAGATCAATCGCGACCATTTGCCCCTCCTCGTTTACGGTGTGCCGTGGCTGACGATATTGCTGGGTTCGCTGACCCCGTGGTTGCCGATTATCTCGCCGGCGCCAGTCATGCCGCCCATGGCGTTGCTGATGATGCTTGGCTGGCGGCTGCTGCGTCCGGGGGTGCTGCCCCTGTGGGCCGGCCTGCCGATCGGGCTGTTTGACGATCTCTTTTCCGGGCAACCGTTGGGCAGCGGTATCTTGCTGTTCTCACTCGCCCTGATTGCAGTCGACCTGATCGAAATCCGTTTTCCCTGGCGCAGCTTCTGGCTGGACTGGCTGACCGCCACGGCAATCGTCGCCATCTATCTGTTTGCCTGCGCGGTAATTTCCGGGCTGGCCTTCAACCCTGTACAGCTTCGGGTCATTCTTCCGCAGCTATTGCTGTCGATCGTGCTCATCCCCATTCTTGCCCGCGTGATTTCCCTGCTCGACAGATTCCGCCTGATGCGTATCCGGCGCCTGCGCTGA